One window from the genome of Helicoverpa armigera isolate CAAS_96S chromosome 4, ASM3070526v1, whole genome shotgun sequence encodes:
- the LOC110374987 gene encoding facilitated trehalose transporter Tret1 isoform X2, with protein sequence MADEKKDSIPFIKNGLPATITKTPLPSKASKEGRGKALRQVMASFIANLGTINTGMAFGFSATSLPQLKRPDSYIHITDDQASWIASLSAAGTPIGCILSGYLMDNIGRRRTLIITEIPLIFGWLMVAFAQNVPMLYIGRLMIGFGSGMVGAPARVYTCEVSQPHLRGMLGALASVGVSTGVLIQYVIGSATSWNILAGISATVPILSFLGMLFLPETPNYLLQQDKRERAESSLAKLRGSTCNLEDEIQKMIAFKEKNHVEPLHGAREIIKALLSPSTLKPFTILAIYFFVYQWCGVNTITFYAIEVFEASGAMANKYWLTISMGIVRVIFTVIGCILCRKCGRRMLTFVSALGCGITMIILAIYMYFVKFWRDNDLEPQYSWIPVASIFIFVISCTLGYLIIPWVMIGEVYPTQVRGIVGGMTTCVAHMSVFSVVKTFPFLKYHLNDYGVFGLYGTMSLLAIIFFYFCLPETKGKTLQEIEDYFSGRTKSLTRRNTQTEGA encoded by the exons ATGGCGGATGAAAA GAAAGACTCAATACCATTCATCAAGAATGGTCTCCCAGCTACCATCACCAAGACGCCTCTTCCTAGCAAGGCAAGCAAGGAGGGAAGGGGCAAAGCCCTGAGGCAGGTGATGGCCTCGTTCATCGCTAACTTGGGCACCATTAATACTGGCATGGCCTTTGGATTCTCGGCCACGTCACTCCCGCAGCTGAAGCGACCGGACTCCTATATACATATTACGGATGATCAGGCTAGTTGGATTG CAAGTTTAAGCGCAGCGGGCACGCCGATAGGATGCATTCTCAGCGGGTACCTCATGGACAATATCGGTCGCCGGCGAACTCTCATCATCACGGAAATACCTCTCATCTTCGGCTGGCTCATGGTCGCTTTCGCTCAGAATGTTCCTATGCTTTATATTG GCAGGCTGATGATCGGTTTCGGCTCCGGCATGGTGGGAGCGCCGGCCAGGGTCTACACGTGTGAGGTCTCGCAGCCACATCTCAGAGGAATGTTAGGAGCCCTCGCTTCTGTTGGCGTGTCAACTGGTGTTTTGATACAG TACGTAATAGGCAGTGCAACGTCATGGAACATTCTAGCAGGGATCAGCGCCACAGTGCCGATACTCTCGTTCCTGGGGATGCTATTCCTCCCGGAGACTCCCAACTATTTACTGCAACAGGACAAGAGAGAGAGAGCTGAGAGTTCTCTTGCGAAACTAAGAGGTTCCACTTGTAACTTGGAAGATGAAATACAGAAGATGATTGCGTTTAAAGAGAAGAATCATGTTGAACC gttGCACGGAGCCCGCGAGATAATCAAAGCGTTGCTGTCACCTTCAACACTGAAACCTTTCACTATCCTGGCGATCTACTTCTTCGTATACCAGTGGTGTGGAGTCAACACCATCACTTTCTATGCCATTGAAGTTTTTGAG GCATCAGGGGCGATGGCGAACAAGTATTGGCTGACAATATCCATGGGGATCGTGAGAGTCATATTCACTGTCATCGGCTGTATACTCTGTAGAAAGTGCGGTAGAAGAATGCTCACCTTTGTCTCTG CACTCGGCTGCGGCATTACGATGATAATCCTGGCCATCTACATGTACTTCGTGAAGTTCTGGCGAGACAACGACCTGGAGCCCCAGTACTCCTGGATACCCGTCGCTAGCATCTTCATCTTTGTTATATCTTGTACCCTGGGGTATTTGATCATACCCTGGGTCATGATTGGAGAGGTTTATCCTACTCAG GTGCGTGGTATAGTGGGCGGTATGACGACGTGCGTGGCGCACATGTCGGTGTTCTCCGTCGTGAAGACGTTCCCCTTCCTCAAGTACCATCTCAACGACTACGGCGTCTTCGGCTTGTATGGCACCATGTCGTTGCTTG CCATAATATTCTTCTACTTCTGCCTCCCTGAAACAAAAGGCAAGACTTTACAAGAGATAGAGGACTACTTCAGTGGCAGAACGAAATCCCTCACGCGACGCAACACGCAGACTGAGGGTGCGTGA
- the LOC110374987 gene encoding facilitated trehalose transporter Tret1 isoform X1 codes for MADEKSRLTSPNQVTDSDVEDNNYGALSEKDSIPFIKNGLPATITKTPLPSKASKEGRGKALRQVMASFIANLGTINTGMAFGFSATSLPQLKRPDSYIHITDDQASWIASLSAAGTPIGCILSGYLMDNIGRRRTLIITEIPLIFGWLMVAFAQNVPMLYIGRLMIGFGSGMVGAPARVYTCEVSQPHLRGMLGALASVGVSTGVLIQYVIGSATSWNILAGISATVPILSFLGMLFLPETPNYLLQQDKRERAESSLAKLRGSTCNLEDEIQKMIAFKEKNHVEPLHGAREIIKALLSPSTLKPFTILAIYFFVYQWCGVNTITFYAIEVFEASGAMANKYWLTISMGIVRVIFTVIGCILCRKCGRRMLTFVSALGCGITMIILAIYMYFVKFWRDNDLEPQYSWIPVASIFIFVISCTLGYLIIPWVMIGEVYPTQVRGIVGGMTTCVAHMSVFSVVKTFPFLKYHLNDYGVFGLYGTMSLLAIIFFYFCLPETKGKTLQEIEDYFSGRTKSLTRRNTQTEGA; via the exons ATGGCGGATGAAAA GAGCAGATTGACCAGTCCCAATCAGGTGACAGATTCTGATGtcgaagataataattacggtgccTTGTCTGA GAAAGACTCAATACCATTCATCAAGAATGGTCTCCCAGCTACCATCACCAAGACGCCTCTTCCTAGCAAGGCAAGCAAGGAGGGAAGGGGCAAAGCCCTGAGGCAGGTGATGGCCTCGTTCATCGCTAACTTGGGCACCATTAATACTGGCATGGCCTTTGGATTCTCGGCCACGTCACTCCCGCAGCTGAAGCGACCGGACTCCTATATACATATTACGGATGATCAGGCTAGTTGGATTG CAAGTTTAAGCGCAGCGGGCACGCCGATAGGATGCATTCTCAGCGGGTACCTCATGGACAATATCGGTCGCCGGCGAACTCTCATCATCACGGAAATACCTCTCATCTTCGGCTGGCTCATGGTCGCTTTCGCTCAGAATGTTCCTATGCTTTATATTG GCAGGCTGATGATCGGTTTCGGCTCCGGCATGGTGGGAGCGCCGGCCAGGGTCTACACGTGTGAGGTCTCGCAGCCACATCTCAGAGGAATGTTAGGAGCCCTCGCTTCTGTTGGCGTGTCAACTGGTGTTTTGATACAG TACGTAATAGGCAGTGCAACGTCATGGAACATTCTAGCAGGGATCAGCGCCACAGTGCCGATACTCTCGTTCCTGGGGATGCTATTCCTCCCGGAGACTCCCAACTATTTACTGCAACAGGACAAGAGAGAGAGAGCTGAGAGTTCTCTTGCGAAACTAAGAGGTTCCACTTGTAACTTGGAAGATGAAATACAGAAGATGATTGCGTTTAAAGAGAAGAATCATGTTGAACC gttGCACGGAGCCCGCGAGATAATCAAAGCGTTGCTGTCACCTTCAACACTGAAACCTTTCACTATCCTGGCGATCTACTTCTTCGTATACCAGTGGTGTGGAGTCAACACCATCACTTTCTATGCCATTGAAGTTTTTGAG GCATCAGGGGCGATGGCGAACAAGTATTGGCTGACAATATCCATGGGGATCGTGAGAGTCATATTCACTGTCATCGGCTGTATACTCTGTAGAAAGTGCGGTAGAAGAATGCTCACCTTTGTCTCTG CACTCGGCTGCGGCATTACGATGATAATCCTGGCCATCTACATGTACTTCGTGAAGTTCTGGCGAGACAACGACCTGGAGCCCCAGTACTCCTGGATACCCGTCGCTAGCATCTTCATCTTTGTTATATCTTGTACCCTGGGGTATTTGATCATACCCTGGGTCATGATTGGAGAGGTTTATCCTACTCAG GTGCGTGGTATAGTGGGCGGTATGACGACGTGCGTGGCGCACATGTCGGTGTTCTCCGTCGTGAAGACGTTCCCCTTCCTCAAGTACCATCTCAACGACTACGGCGTCTTCGGCTTGTATGGCACCATGTCGTTGCTTG CCATAATATTCTTCTACTTCTGCCTCCCTGAAACAAAAGGCAAGACTTTACAAGAGATAGAGGACTACTTCAGTGGCAGAACGAAATCCCTCACGCGACGCAACACGCAGACTGAGGGTGCGTGA